The window CCAGCTCGCGCCCGCTGACGTGCTCGGCGCCCAGTTCCAGGGCCCGGGCGTGCAGGTGCTCGGGGATGTCGTAGTGGTCGCGTTCGAACGCCCGCGGGTCCACCCCGAGCGCACGGGCGAAGGCGTGCAGCTCCTCGTAGGAGCTGTCGCTGACCAGGTGCGCGAACAGCCAGCCGCGCGGCCCCGGCCAGACCGGGGTGTCGATGAGAACGCTCATCCGGAAACTGTAGGGCCTGTCCGGCCGGAACCGGTGCGG is drawn from Nocardiopsis dassonvillei subsp. dassonvillei DSM 43111 and contains these coding sequences:
- a CDS encoding DUF4031 domain-containing protein; this translates as MSVLIDTPVWPGPRGWLFAHLVSDSSYEELHAFARALGVDPRAFERDHYDIPEHLHARALELGAEHVSGRELVTRLRASGLRRPKAARLTGTA